From Styela clava chromosome 6, kaStyClav1.hap1.2, whole genome shotgun sequence, one genomic window encodes:
- the LOC120331317 gene encoding uncharacterized protein LOC120331317 gives MEWFSKRLGRITNKSVTSNKGNDQGCSESEEQSGFEISDKNYNKWIRDKFVKKHGHIRVKNDSIKNHFWKIDRTSSQKEPIWTFASPSADGLLYVTYNMNESNNEVTMEYPMEKQSEKRILASSYSAQIKHGTESKKWLSSGPVNNYPVQQVQTSATQYWTITPSTGHIFQFSSGNCHITKELVFGDSSNAAKFKHTSSGSGVTIQCTDNSKYIHGPQDDGDLELNTTESEATVWEFPIIDAEFIVCGTTILLSEIPIEKSETA, from the exons atGGAATGGTTCAGCAAGAGATTAGGCAGGATAACTAACAAATCCGTGACTTCTAACAAAGGAAATGATCAAGGCTGCAGTGAAAGCGAGGAACAATCAGGATTCGAGATTAGCGACAAAAACTACAACAAATGGATCCGagataaatttgtaaaaaaacatgGTCATATTAGAGTCAAGAATGATTcaattaaaaatcatttttggaaaatagATCGAACATCTTCACAAAAGGAGCCGATTTGGACATTTGCCTCGCCTTCTGCAGATGGATTACTCTATGTAACCTACAACATGAATGAAAGCAATAATGAAGTCACAATGGAATACCCGATGGAAAAGCAAAGCGAAAAGAGAAT ATTGGCGTCATCGTATAGCGCACAAATAAAACATGGTACCGAATCGAAGAAATGGTTATCTTCTGGTCCTGTCAATAACTATCCTGTTCAACAAGTACAGACCAGTGCGACACAGTATTGGACAATCACACCCAGTACCGGCCacatatttcaattttcgtCCGGCAATTGTCACATCACTAAAGAACTAGTTTTTGGAGATTCCAGCAATGCGGC AAAATTCAAACATACTTCATCGGGATCAGGAGTTACAATCCAGTGCACTGACAACAGCAAATACATTCATGGTCCACAAGATGACGGGGATTTGGAATTGAATACAACGGAATCTGAAGCTACCGTTTGGGAGTTTCCTATAATAGACGCTGAATTTATTGTTTGTGGAACAACCATTCTTCTTTCCGAAATACCCATCGAGAAGAGTGAAACAGCATAA
- the LOC120330916 gene encoding large ribosomal subunit protein eL8-like, producing the protein MPKGRKSRGRRVAPAPHLARKAAAKKVTNPLFEKRPKNFSIGQDIQPKRDLTRFVRWPKYIRLQRQKIVLQRRLKIPPAINQFSQALDRQTATAFFRLANKYRPETKHDKKERLRKRAEERAAGKPDTPTRRPHVVASGVATVTNLIERKKAQLVVIAHDVEPIEIVIFLPALCRKMNVPYCIVKGKARLGRLVHRKTCTCVAITDVNNEDKSGLSKLIDTVRTNYNDRFEEIRKHWGGQVMGSKSMAAIAKQEKVRAREMANKAQL; encoded by the exons CCAAAAGGACGCAAATCTCGTGGAAGGCGTGTCGCCCCGGCACCGCATCTAGCTAGAAAAGCTGCTGCAAAGAAAGTTACAAATCCTTTATTCGAGAAGAGACCAAAGAACTTTTCAATAG gtCAAGATATTCAGCCTAAAAGGGATCTTACAAGATTCGTAAGATGGCCGAAGTACATCAGACTACAGCGCCAAAAAATTGTTCTGCAAAGAAGATTGAAAATTCCACCTGCGATCAATCAATTCTCTCAAGCTCTCGATAGACAGACTG CAACAGCATTCTTCCGTCTGGCAAACAAGTACAGACCCGAAACAAAGCACGATAAGAAGGAACGTCTCAGGAAACGTGCAGAGGAAAG AGCTGCAGGAAAGCCAGATACACCCACTCGCCGTCCACATGTTGTGGCTAGTGGTGTGGCTACTGTAACAAACTTGATTGAAAGAAAGAAGGCTCAACTTGTTGTTATCGCACATGATGTGGAACCCATTGAG ATTGTCATTTTCCTGCCCGCTCTCTGCCGTAAGATGAATGTTCCATATTGCATTGTGAAGGGGAAAGCAAGACTCGGACGGTTGGTTCATCGTAAAACATGCACTTGTGTCGCTATCACAGATGTTAAcaa cgaggacaaatcTGGATTGAGTAAGCTCATCGATACAGTGAGGACCAACTACAACGATCGTTTCGAAGAG aTCCGAAAACACTGGGGTGGTCAAGTTATGGGCAGCAAATCAATGGCTGCTATTGCAAAGCAAGAAAAAGTTCGTGCGCGTGAAATGGCGAACAAGGCTCAACTCTAA